The region GCCCCCGGGCATCGCAGCCGCGTCCTTGGCGGAGTCCTTCATTCTGTAGGTGCACAGCGAGGTCGTGGACGACGTCGTCCTGCACGTGGCGTTCTCGACGGCCTTCATCTCACCGGCCCTGGGTGCCAGGCCCGAACTCGCCGGCCACGCCAGCACCTTCAGGCTCTGCACGCCCGAGTCGTCGGCCACGGTAGCGGTGAAAGCCAGCGATGGCCCGGCACCGCCGGCCGACGGGGCGTAGTGGGCCGCGGCCTTCGTGATGGCCGGCTCCGCGGGCGCCGCGGCGTCCGCGGAGGTGACCATCACGAAGGCGCCGGCAGCGACGGCGGCAGCTGAGACGAGCGAGATGACGACGATGCGTTTGGACATGGAGTCTCCCTGAGATCGGCTGCTGCTGTGTCATCGGCGGGCAGTCGGTCGATACGCCGCACGCTGTGCGACCAGCGTGCGGCAGCCGCCCCTCGCCCGGCATGAGTACGCCTACTCAACCGCAACACCCACCGAGCTCGTGCCAGAGCAACGACCAGGACCGGCCCCTGTCCGGGTGTGACGAACAGACCTGCGACACCGCCGACACGAGAACGACGACTGGCACCTGCGGCCAGTACGGCATCACCGACCGGGCACCGAGCCCCCGCTACCCGACCGAAGGAGACGGCCATGAGGCGCAACCCGAGGATCGACCGCCTGGCGCGACTGGTGGACAACCTGCTGGACGGACAGGCCGCGCACGGCCGCCCCGCGCCGACCGCGCCCCAGATCCGGGCGGACCCGCGCGAACTTCAGCACAGCCGCGGCCGCCGTGCCCACCGGCGGCCGAACGCCCGCAGGTAGGCCACGCACGCCACGCGTCCACCGCACCTATCCGTATTCCATGCGGGGGAATGTGCAGCGGCCCGGCCGGGTGCGACAACAGGCGTGGGCCAATACGCGGAACCGCCCACAGGAGCAGCCACCCCCACGACAGCCGATCCGCCCCGGCCTCAACGTTGAACGGCACCCGCAGGGTCACCCCGTGACAGCAGACGGACCCCACGTCCACATGGCATGACCAGGCAATCAACAAGCGAAAACGGCTGACGCGCAGCCGCTGCCACCACGGCGCCCACTCGCAGATCCGCGCGGAGGACTTCGCGATGCCCGCGCCGGTGGGTACCGCTCGACCGCCGCGGTGTACGACGCGGGCGGGGCGGACAGAGGCACGGCCCGAGCGCGCAGCAACCGAAGCGCGCCCCCACTCCCGAGATCGGTCACCGGTCCGATCGTCACGCCGCCCCGCCCCCCTGACGCTGACGCAGTACATGCGTACACCTCGCCCCGGAGGTCGGAAGCCCTCCCCGCAGGTCGTGGTGATCACCGTAGGGGCCCTGTCGCGGCCTCGACCTCAGCCCTTGCCGAAGTGCACCGCGGGGAAGGCGCCCGCTGCCCTGAGGGCCGTGGAGAAGCTGCCGGCCAGTTCGGTGAGGCGTGCGGTGGCGGCCGGGCCGAGGTGGTCGTACGGGGCGGCGTCGAGGCGGTCGGTGAGCACCTCGGTCTCGCCGCGCAGGGCCGTGCCCCCCTGCGTGAGGTCGCCGGCCTCGTCCAGCAGGCCGCGCTCGCGCAACTGGTCCCGAGAGGTGTCCCACTGCTGTGCGGACCACCCGCGGGTCCGCATGAACAACGCCGATGTCGGTGCCGTGCCGGTGGCATTGTGCAGGACCAGCGCCTCGATGCCGGACAGGCCGGCGATCGCCAAAGCGGCGAGGTGACCGTCACCCCGGTGTTCGCGCAGAAGCGTCGCGGCGTGCCACAGGGCCAGGTGCGGCTCCTCAGGCACCGGGAGGCCGGCGTGCGCGGCGTACAGCGGGCGCGCCTCGCGGTGGCACGCCTCGGTGGCGCGCAGCGCCAGCCCAGCTGCCTCGGCCATCTCCTTCGACGCGAGAACCTCCTGTCCGAGCTGTCGTCGCAGCATCCCGTCCACGCCGCGCAGTAGCGCCGCGAGCACCGCCTCCGGTGTGGTGACCGTCCACGCGGCGGGAATGTACCGCTTCACATGCTCGTGGTTGAAGTTGTAGAACGTCGCCGTGACCGCGCCCGCACCGACAGCGCCGAGCGGGGCAGCGCGGCCCGCGTAGTAGGACATGGCCCCGCGCTCCAGCCCGAGCCCCGCGAGTTCGTCCTGCCGCTCCGGTGCGAAATACACGGCTGTGTGCAGAGGGCTGACGGCGTTGTGGCAGTGGCGGCCTGTGCTCGCCTGAAAGGTGGTCATGCTGTGGCTCCGGTGTCGATGATCAGGTGTGGTCGTGCGGCCAGGCGGCCGAGGCGTATCAGGCTTCCCTCCCGGGTTCGTGGTGGGCGCAGCCGGTCAGCCCGGCCGCGGTCTGGGTGAGGTGCCGGATCAGTACCTCGGATGCGGTGTCGGCGTCGCGGGCCAGCACAGCCTCCTCCAGTCGGCGGTGCTCGGCGGCGCCGTCCCGGTCGGGGTTGCGGTGCGCCGACCAGCGCCGGGCCAGCTCGCTGGCGGTCCACAGCCGGTCGAAGGTCTCCAGCAGGACGGGATTGCCGCACCCCTCCAGCAGCGTGCGGTGAAAGAGGCGGTGGGCTTCGGCCCAGGCGCTGCTGTAGTGCTCGCCCTCCTCTGCCACGTACGCCGGGGTGCGGGTCAGACGGTGGTGGGAGGCTCGTACGCGGGCTTCCCAGTCCACATCGCCGCGTTCGACGGCCATGCGCAGCATGACCGGTTCGATCGTCCGGCGGGCCTCCGCGATCTCCTGCCAGCGGCGGTCGGAGTACGCCGGGACGGCGAAGCCGCGGTTGGGCAGCCGGTCGGCGAGGCCCTCGCCGACCACCCGCACGAGCGCCTCACGCACGACGGCCAGGCTCACGCCCTGCTCTTTCGCGAGGTCCTGGGGTTTGAGGGCATCACCGGGGGCGTGGTCCCCGCGCATGATCGCGTCCCGCAGGTGTGTGTAGACCTGTTCGGAGAGGATCTGCTTCTCCGCCGGGGGTGAGGTGTGAGTCGTCTGGGTCATGCCCACACAATAGACGATCCGAGTGATAATCGATTATCTGCGTTATGATCGATCTCGGCGGTGAGCGGAAGCGTGACTACGTCGCCTCCTGGCGCCACCACGGCGGGACCTCCGCCGACCGCATCACCGCCACCCCACAGCACACCTGAGAGGCACGACACCATGAGCTCCAACGACCCCTTTGCCCGTCT is a window of Streptomyces sp. NBC_01477 DNA encoding:
- a CDS encoding DUF5707 domain-containing protein, translating into MSKRIVVISLVSAAAVAAGAFVMVTSADAAAPAEPAITKAAAHYAPSAGGAGPSLAFTATVADDSGVQSLKVLAWPASSGLAPRAGEMKAVENATCRTTSSTTSLCTYRMKDSAKDAAAMPGGTSGMSPRSPRPRAVTRPSRPVPRPSPSRTDTGRHGWSRAAGAAV
- a CDS encoding SCO6745 family protein, with product MTTFQASTGRHCHNAVSPLHTAVYFAPERQDELAGLGLERGAMSYYAGRAAPLGAVGAGAVTATFYNFNHEHVKRYIPAAWTVTTPEAVLAALLRGVDGMLRRQLGQEVLASKEMAEAAGLALRATEACHREARPLYAAHAGLPVPEEPHLALWHAATLLREHRGDGHLAALAIAGLSGIEALVLHNATGTAPTSALFMRTRGWSAQQWDTSRDQLRERGLLDEAGDLTQGGTALRGETEVLTDRLDAAPYDHLGPAATARLTELAGSFSTALRAAGAFPAVHFGKG
- a CDS encoding GntR family transcriptional regulator, translating into MTQTTHTSPPAEKQILSEQVYTHLRDAIMRGDHAPGDALKPQDLAKEQGVSLAVVREALVRVVGEGLADRLPNRGFAVPAYSDRRWQEIAEARRTIEPVMLRMAVERGDVDWEARVRASHHRLTRTPAYVAEEGEHYSSAWAEAHRLFHRTLLEGCGNPVLLETFDRLWTASELARRWSAHRNPDRDGAAEHRRLEEAVLARDADTASEVLIRHLTQTAAGLTGCAHHEPGREA